In Hemibagrus wyckioides isolate EC202008001 linkage group LG21, SWU_Hwy_1.0, whole genome shotgun sequence, the following proteins share a genomic window:
- the wu:fb55g09 gene encoding uncharacterized protein wu:fb55g09: protein MLYDERMCGKGMMCRGEVQSHDLSIKQELKDEESRRAKHSWHKSGRRRWHSDRREHRLVVRRNPPRPRRSPVSLSLRPANIRGRRAPGMRAPRNTNQFLMHEKYQLMHMRSDSVGTDSASDCELDPADMDSYLGVLENARGALLDSPDLSETFHFFTFSDMEREDSMQYFPSENDVLQSEDFMQRDFKQFCDAVACT from the coding sequence ATGCTATACGACGAGAGAATGTGTGGGAAGGGCATGATGTGCCGCGGGGAAGTCCAGAGCCACGACCTGTCGATTAAGCAGGAGCTCAAGGATGAGGAGTCGAGAAGAGCCAAGCACAGCTGGCACAAAAGCGGGAGAAGGCGATGGCACAGTGACAGGAGAGAACACCGTCTCGTCGTCCGCCGCAACCCACCGAGACCGCGGCGCTCTCCGGTCTCCTTGTCGCTGCGGCCGGCGAACATACGCGGCAGGCGCGCGCCGGGGATGCGCGCGCCGCGCAACACCAACCAGTTCCTCATGCACGAGAAGTACCAGCTCATGCACATGCGCTCCGACTCGGTCGGCACTGACAGCGCCTCCGACTGCGAGCTGGACCCCGCGGATATGGACTCGTACCTCGGGGTGCTCGAGAACGCCCGGGGTGCGCTCCTAGACAGCCCCGACCTCAGCGAGACATTTCACTTCTTCACGTTCTCAGACATGGAGCGCGAGGACAGCATGCAGTACTTTCCGTCCGAGAACGACGTCTTACAGAGCGAAGATTTCATGCAGAGGGACTTTAAACAGTTTTGTGACGCCGTGGCTTGTACATAA